The following coding sequences are from one Musa acuminata AAA Group cultivar baxijiao chromosome BXJ1-6, Cavendish_Baxijiao_AAA, whole genome shotgun sequence window:
- the LOC135676628 gene encoding U3 small nucleolar RNA-associated protein 18 homolog produces the protein MSLISQNAVLKQQRDKKLDREIADVSPIAHADEEVGPVDELKLKKSKKRRRSNSDDSSKQKARKTEQEEMKRLEGFLFGKLYTPIEFDKDTYGDDDGQEQVAKDAPLFFMDRSTSNEMVVFENDLCAMGKEDLSEERKPVWVDEEEERTEVDIVRVNRLRKLRKEADEHVISGADYVARLRAQHAKLNPGTEWANVDWKYARRGISEDESDDESDLTIARGFDGAEGDDILRGNDELVIKGGTKLLPGLLEYSRLVDANAEEPSNGPINSVQFHRNGQLLLTAGFDRRLRFFQVDGKRNPKIQSIFMEDCPVHKASFLPDGTEVIIAGRRKFFYSFDLVKASVSKIGPLTGREEKSLEVFEVSPDSSTIAFIGNEGYILLVSSRTKELIGTLKMNGSARSLAFADGGHQLLSTGGDGHVYHWDLRTRKCIHKAVDEGSITGYALCASPDSSLFAAGSSSGIVNVYKREEFLGGKRKPLKTIENLTTMVDHIQFNPDAQILAISSRMKKNGLKLVHIPSFNVFSNYPPPRFSVQYPRCLDFSPGGGFMTVGNAGGKVLLYKLHHYQNA, from the coding sequence ATGAGCTTAATTTCCCAAAACGCTGTTCTTAAACAACAAAGGGACAAGAAACTTGATAGAGAAATAGCTGATGTGTCTCCGATTGCACATGCTGATGAAGAAGTAGGGCCAGTTGATGAACTCAAGTTGAAAAAatcgaagaagaggaggaggagcaatTCTGATGATTCGTCAAAGCAAAAAGCACGCAAAACTGAACAGGAGGAGATGAAGAGGCTTGAGGGCTTCTTGTTTGGCAAGCTTTACACTCCCATTGAATTCGACAAGGACACTTACGGAGATGACGATGGCCAGGAGCAGGTGGCCAAGGATGCCCCTTTGTTCTTCATGGATAGGTCTACGAGCAATGAGATGGTTGTGTTTGAAAACGACTTGTGCGCTATGGGCAAAGAAGACCTCAGTGAAGAGCGGAAGCCCGTCTGGGTTGACGAGGAGGAAGAAAGGACAGAGGTTGACATAGTCCGTGTTAATAGGTTGAGGAAGCTGAGGAAGGAGGCTGACGAGCATGTGATCTCAGGTGCAGACTATGTTGCTCGATTGCGTGCTCAGCATGCTAAGTTAAACCCAGGAACAGAATGGGCAAATGTTGATTGGAAGTATGCTCGCCGTGGCATTTCTGAGGATGAGTCTGATGATGAAAGTGATCTCACCATTGCTCGTGGCTTTGATGGTGCTGAGGGTGATGATATTCTTCGGGGCAATGATGAGCTTGTCATAAAGGGCGGTACCAAACTTTTGCCTGGATTGTTGGAGTACTCAAGGCTGGTGGATGCTAATGCTGAAGAACCTTCTAATGGTCCAATTAACTCAGTCCAGTTTCACAGAAATGGTCAGTTGCTGCTGACTGCTGGATTCGATAGGCGATTGAGATTTTTCCAAGTTGATGGAAAGCGTAATCCCAAGATTCAGAGCATATTCATGGAAGACTGCCCCGTACATAAGGCATCCTTTTTGCCTGATGGTACAGAGGTTATAATTGCTGGCCGGAGGAAGTTCTTTTATAGTTTTGATTTAGTCAAAGCATCTGTTAGTAAGATAGGTCCCTTGACAGGTAGAGAGGAGAAAAGCCTGGAGGTTTTTGAGGTTTCTCCGGATTCAAGCACCATCGCATTCATTGGCAATGAAGGCTACATCCTTCTAGTTTCATCACGAACAAAGGAGCTGATTGGGACTCTTAAGATGAATGGAAGTGCCCGATCTTTGGCCTTTGCTGATGGTGGGCATCAGCTACTGAGTACTGGTGGTGATGGGCATGTTTATCACTGGGACCTTAGGACAAGGAAATGCATTCATAAGGCTGTTGATGAAGGTAGCATAACTGGATATGCTCTTTGTGCTTCACCTGACAGTTCCTTGTTTGCAGCAGGGTCTAGTAGTGGCATTGTTAATGTCTATAAAAGGGAGGAGTTTCTTGGTGGTAAGCGAAAGCCATTAAAGACAATTGAAAATTTAACCACAATGGTTGATCATATACAGTTCAACCCTGATGCTCAGATTTTGGCTATCAGCTCAAGAATGAAGAAGAATGGTCTAAAGCTGGTGCATATCCCATCATTTAATGTCTTCTCAAACTATCCCCCTCCCAGATTTAGCGTGCAGTACCCACGGTGTCTTGATTTTAGCCCAGGTGGAGGGTTTATGACAGTAGGAAATGCTGGTGGAAAGGTTTTGTTGTATAAGTTGCATCATTACCAGAATGCATGA